One Gemmatimonas sp. DNA window includes the following coding sequences:
- a CDS encoding 2Fe-2S iron-sulfur cluster-binding protein: MPITLKVNGTPRTLDVPADMPLLWALRDELDLKGTKFGCGIARCGACTVHVNGVATRSCNTPLSRVANADITTIEGLSPDGLHAVQQAWEELDVPQCGYCQAGQMMGAASLLAKTPKPTDAEIDTALNTNLCRCATYIRIRKAVHRAAEIKSGATPAVGGSTPSKNGSPDNR, from the coding sequence ATGCCGATTACGCTCAAGGTCAACGGCACGCCGCGCACGCTCGACGTGCCAGCCGACATGCCCCTGCTGTGGGCACTCCGTGACGAACTCGATCTCAAAGGCACCAAGTTCGGCTGCGGCATCGCCCGCTGCGGCGCCTGCACCGTGCATGTAAACGGTGTCGCCACGCGCTCCTGCAACACGCCGCTGTCTCGCGTGGCGAACGCCGACATCACCACCATCGAAGGGCTCTCGCCCGATGGCCTGCACGCGGTGCAGCAGGCGTGGGAAGAACTCGACGTACCGCAGTGCGGCTATTGTCAGGCCGGCCAGATGATGGGTGCTGCGTCGCTGTTGGCCAAGACGCCGAAGCCCACCGACGCCGAGATCGACACCGCGCTGAACACGAATCTCTGCCGGTGCGCGACGTACATCCGCATTCGCAAGGCGGTGCACCGCGCGGCGGAGATCAAGTCGGGCGCCACGCCGGCCGTGGGTGGATCGACGCCGTCGAAGAACGGCTCCCCTGACAACCGCTGA